From Desulfuromonas soudanensis, the proteins below share one genomic window:
- the recR gene encoding recombination mediator RecR, producing MLNSIPSFARLVTELGKLPGIGQKTATRLAFFILRQPASEAEALAEAIRGLKEKIRFCSRCFHITESDPCPLCSNPGRDDALLCVVEEPQDLIAIERSRSFRGRYHVLHGALSPLDGVGPDDLKIRELLLRLKDHQVTEVLLATNFTVEGEATALYLARLIHPLGIRVTRLAYGIPMGSDLEFVDEVTVNRAVEGRRDL from the coding sequence ATGTTAAACTCCATCCCGTCTTTCGCCCGGCTGGTCACCGAGCTGGGTAAGCTTCCGGGTATCGGCCAGAAGACCGCCACCCGGCTGGCCTTCTTTATCCTGCGGCAGCCGGCTTCGGAAGCCGAGGCTCTCGCCGAGGCGATCCGCGGGCTCAAGGAAAAAATCCGCTTCTGCTCCCGCTGTTTTCACATCACCGAGAGCGACCCCTGTCCGCTGTGCAGCAACCCCGGCCGTGACGACGCCCTGCTCTGTGTGGTGGAAGAACCTCAGGACCTGATCGCCATCGAACGCAGCCGGTCCTTTCGCGGCCGCTACCATGTGCTCCACGGCGCCCTGTCGCCGCTGGACGGTGTCGGACCCGATGACCTCAAGATCCGAGAGCTCCTGTTGCGTCTCAAGGACCATCAGGTCACCGAGGTGCTCCTCGCCACCAACTTTACCGTCGAGGGGGAGGCCACCGCTCTCTACCTGGCTCGGCTGATCCACCCCCTGGGGATTCGCGTCACCCGCCTGGCCTACGGCATCCCCATGGGAAGCGATCTCGAGTTCGTCGACGAGGTGACGGTCAACCGGGCGGTGGAAGGCCGCCGTGATCTTTGA
- a CDS encoding YbaB/EbfC family nucleoid-associated protein: MSKSMGNIMKQAQQMQQKMGRLQQELEGREVEASAGGGMVTAVVNGKQQLLSLKIEKSVVDPEDVDMLQDLVVAAVNEAIKKSQEMMQEEMGKITGGFNIPGLF; encoded by the coding sequence ATGTCCAAGAGTATGGGTAACATCATGAAGCAGGCGCAGCAGATGCAGCAGAAGATGGGGCGCCTGCAGCAGGAACTCGAAGGGCGCGAGGTCGAGGCCTCCGCAGGCGGCGGGATGGTGACCGCCGTTGTCAACGGCAAGCAGCAGTTGCTCTCCCTGAAGATCGAAAAGAGTGTCGTCGATCCCGAAGATGTCGACATGCTCCAGGACCTGGTGGTCGCCGCCGTCAACGAGGCGATCAAAAAGAGCCAGGAGATGATGCAGGAAGAAATGGGGAAGATCACCGGCGGGTTCAATATCCCCGGGCTCTTCTGA
- the nifJ gene encoding pyruvate:ferredoxin (flavodoxin) oxidoreductase, whose translation MSRKMVTIDGCSAAAHVAHATNEVIAIYPITPSSGMGEISDAKSAAGEKNIWGTIPRVVEMQSEGGAAGAVHGALQAGALTTTFTASQGLLLMIPNMYKIAGELTPTVFHVSARAIAAQALSIFGDHSDVMACRQTGWAMFCSNNIQEVMDFALISQAATLESRVPFLHFFDGFRTSHEIQKVEELTKDDMRHLIDDDLVRAHRARALSPDRPVLRGTAQNPDVYFQGRETVNKFYTSIPAIVQKQMDKFAKRLGRQYKLVDYVGAPDAERVIVAMGSGCETVHELVEALVAKGEKVGLVKIRLFLPFPVEAFVKALPKSVRKIAVLDRTKEPGSLGEPLYHNVRTAIGEAMADGLTSFAGYPAIVGGRYGLGSYEFTPGMAKSVFDNLSQDKPKNHFIVGIKDDVTGASLNFDPAFKLPAPGIYSAMFYGLGSDGTVGANKNSIKIIGESTDNNVQAYFVYDSKKAGSVTTSHLRFGKAMIRSPYLVDSADFVACHMFAFLEQYDMLKSAKEGATFLLNSPFGKDEVWAHLPRPVQQSIIDKKLKFYVIDGVRLGNELGLGSRINVIMQTAFFKISNIIPLQQAIDEIKDAIVKSYGKSGEKVVAMNNKAVDAALENIHQVKVPAGADSTVKMKAGLGKDVPAFVRNTLGTIIEGKGDSLPISAMPADGTFPTGTAKYEKRNIAIDIPVWDETLCIQCGICSFVCPHATIRMKIYDGALLKKAPSTFKSCDAKGKEFAGKSFTLQVAPEDCTGCGACVYNCPAKSKTDEKHKAINMQFQAPLRDQEAANWDFFLGLPDTDPALVNRASLKGSQLLLPMFEFSGACAGCGETPFLKLASQLFGDRMLIANATGCTSIYGGNLPTTPWSPRQDGRGPAWSNSLFEDNAEFGFGMRLTVDKFSEYALELLDRMMDCGCKVCGDTKELMAKIKGADQTTQEGLELQRERVAKLKKALETCTDPESRQLISLADYLVKKSVWIVGGDGWAYDIGYGGLDHVLASGENVNVLVLDTEVYSNTGGQASKSTPLGAVAQFAAGGKRMPKKDLGMIAMSYGNIYVAKVSLANPAQAVKAFLEAEAYDGPSLIIAYSHCIAHGIDMTTAVDGCKEAVACGHWPLLRYNPALADEGKNPLQLDSKEPTLAFSDYAQKQNRYRVLQKADPTVAGELMAEGNKLTATRYDLYKKLAEMQADCGTKK comes from the coding sequence ATGTCGCGTAAAATGGTAACCATCGACGGTTGTTCGGCCGCTGCGCATGTCGCCCATGCGACCAATGAGGTCATTGCGATCTATCCCATCACCCCTTCTTCCGGCATGGGCGAGATTTCGGACGCCAAGAGCGCAGCGGGAGAAAAAAACATCTGGGGGACCATCCCGAGGGTGGTCGAGATGCAATCCGAAGGGGGCGCCGCCGGTGCTGTTCACGGAGCCCTGCAGGCCGGCGCTCTGACGACGACCTTCACCGCCTCCCAGGGGCTCCTGCTGATGATCCCCAACATGTACAAGATCGCCGGGGAGCTCACCCCCACGGTCTTTCATGTTTCGGCCCGTGCCATCGCCGCCCAGGCGCTCTCCATCTTCGGCGACCATTCGGACGTCATGGCCTGCCGCCAGACCGGTTGGGCGATGTTCTGCTCCAACAACATCCAGGAGGTCATGGACTTCGCCCTGATCTCCCAGGCCGCGACCCTCGAGTCCCGGGTCCCCTTCCTTCACTTCTTCGACGGCTTCCGTACCTCCCATGAGATTCAGAAGGTCGAGGAGCTGACCAAAGACGACATGCGCCACCTGATCGACGACGACCTGGTGCGCGCCCATCGCGCCCGCGCCCTCTCCCCCGATCGTCCGGTGCTCCGCGGCACCGCCCAGAACCCCGATGTCTATTTCCAGGGGCGCGAGACCGTCAACAAGTTTTATACCTCCATTCCCGCCATCGTTCAGAAGCAGATGGACAAATTCGCCAAACGTCTCGGCCGCCAGTACAAACTGGTCGACTACGTCGGCGCTCCCGACGCCGAGCGCGTCATCGTCGCCATGGGCTCGGGGTGCGAAACCGTCCACGAGCTGGTGGAGGCACTCGTCGCCAAGGGTGAGAAGGTCGGTCTGGTGAAGATCCGTCTCTTTCTCCCCTTCCCCGTCGAGGCCTTCGTCAAGGCCCTTCCCAAGTCGGTCCGGAAGATCGCCGTTCTCGACCGCACCAAGGAACCCGGTTCCCTCGGCGAGCCTCTCTACCACAACGTGCGCACCGCCATCGGCGAGGCGATGGCCGACGGCCTGACCTCTTTTGCCGGCTACCCCGCCATCGTCGGCGGCCGCTACGGCCTCGGCAGCTACGAGTTCACTCCCGGCATGGCCAAATCGGTCTTCGACAATCTCTCCCAGGACAAGCCGAAAAACCATTTCATCGTCGGCATCAAGGACGACGTCACCGGCGCCAGCCTCAACTTCGATCCTGCCTTCAAGCTTCCGGCTCCCGGCATCTACTCGGCCATGTTCTACGGTCTCGGCAGCGACGGCACCGTCGGCGCCAACAAGAACTCCATCAAAATCATCGGCGAGAGCACCGACAACAACGTCCAGGCCTACTTCGTCTACGACTCCAAGAAGGCCGGCAGCGTGACCACCTCCCATCTGCGTTTCGGCAAGGCGATGATCCGCTCCCCCTATCTGGTCGACTCCGCCGACTTCGTCGCCTGCCACATGTTCGCCTTCCTCGAGCAGTACGACATGCTCAAGAGCGCCAAGGAGGGAGCGACCTTTCTCCTCAACTCCCCCTTCGGCAAGGACGAGGTCTGGGCGCACCTCCCCCGTCCGGTCCAGCAGTCGATCATCGACAAGAAGCTCAAGTTCTACGTCATCGACGGCGTGCGCCTCGGCAACGAACTCGGCCTCGGTTCCCGCATCAACGTCATCATGCAGACCGCCTTCTTCAAGATCTCCAACATCATCCCCCTGCAGCAGGCGATCGACGAGATCAAGGACGCCATCGTCAAGAGCTACGGCAAGTCCGGCGAGAAGGTTGTCGCCATGAACAACAAGGCCGTCGACGCCGCTCTCGAGAATATCCACCAGGTCAAGGTGCCGGCCGGCGCCGACAGCACGGTGAAGATGAAGGCCGGCCTCGGCAAGGATGTCCCCGCCTTCGTCCGCAACACCCTCGGGACGATCATCGAAGGGAAGGGCGATTCCCTGCCGATCTCGGCCATGCCCGCCGACGGAACCTTCCCCACCGGAACGGCCAAGTACGAGAAGCGCAACATCGCCATCGACATCCCGGTGTGGGACGAAACGCTCTGCATCCAGTGCGGCATCTGCTCCTTCGTCTGCCCCCACGCCACCATCCGCATGAAGATCTATGACGGCGCCCTCCTCAAGAAGGCTCCGTCGACCTTCAAATCCTGCGACGCCAAAGGGAAGGAGTTCGCCGGCAAGAGCTTCACCCTGCAGGTGGCGCCCGAGGATTGCACCGGCTGCGGTGCCTGCGTCTACAACTGCCCGGCCAAGAGCAAGACCGACGAGAAGCACAAGGCGATCAACATGCAGTTCCAGGCGCCGCTGCGCGACCAGGAAGCGGCCAACTGGGACTTTTTCCTCGGTCTTCCCGACACCGATCCGGCCCTGGTCAACCGCGCCAGCCTCAAGGGGAGCCAGCTCCTCCTGCCGATGTTCGAATTCTCCGGCGCCTGCGCCGGCTGCGGCGAGACACCTTTTCTCAAGCTCGCCTCCCAGCTCTTCGGCGACCGGATGCTCATCGCCAACGCCACCGGCTGCACCTCGATCTACGGCGGCAATCTCCCCACCACCCCCTGGTCCCCGCGCCAGGACGGCCGCGGTCCGGCCTGGAGCAACTCCCTCTTCGAGGACAACGCCGAGTTCGGCTTCGGCATGCGCCTGACCGTCGACAAGTTCAGCGAGTACGCCCTCGAACTTCTCGACAGAATGATGGACTGCGGCTGCAAGGTCTGCGGCGACACCAAGGAGTTGATGGCCAAGATCAAGGGCGCCGACCAGACGACCCAGGAAGGCCTCGAGCTGCAGCGCGAGCGCGTCGCCAAGCTCAAGAAGGCCCTCGAAACCTGCACCGATCCGGAGAGCCGGCAGCTGATCTCCCTGGCCGATTATCTGGTGAAGAAGTCGGTGTGGATTGTCGGCGGCGACGGCTGGGCCTACGATATCGGTTACGGCGGCCTCGACCACGTCCTGGCCAGCGGCGAGAACGTCAATGTCCTCGTTCTCGACACCGAGGTCTACTCCAACACCGGCGGTCAGGCCTCCAAATCGACGCCTCTGGGCGCCGTGGCCCAATTTGCCGCCGGCGGCAAGCGCATGCCGAAGAAGGACCTGGGGATGATCGCCATGAGCTACGGCAACATTTACGTCGCCAAGGTCTCCCTGGCCAACCCCGCCCAGGCGGTCAAGGCCTTCCTCGAGGCCGAAGCCTATGACGGTCCGTCGCTGATCATCGCCTACAGCCACTGCATCGCCCACGGCATCGACATGACTACCGCCGTGGACGGCTGCAAGGAAGCGGTTGCCTGCGGCCACTGGCCGCTTCTCCGCTACAACCCGGCGCTGGCCGACGAAGGGAAGAACCCTCTGCAGCTCGACAGCAAGGAGCCGACCCTCGCCTTCTCCGACTACGCCCAGAAGCAGAACCGCTACCGGGTGCTGCAGAAGGCCGATCCGACCGTGGCCGGGGAGCTGATGGCCGAAGGGAACAAGCTC